The DNA segment ACTTGGGGCACAAGAAACAAAAGTATTTAAAAATACTAAATTATTTGATATATATAATGACGAGATGATCTTTGAAAGGCATAGACATAGATATGAGGTTAATTTAGATAGATTTAAGGATTTATTTGCATTTCCTGGTGAAGAAAATTCAGATAAAAAGCTAATTATATCTGCAAAATCGGATTTTGTTGAAGCTGTAGAACTAAAAGATCATCCATTTTTCATTGGGGTTCAATATCATCCAGAATTGAAAAGTAAAGTTGGAACACCTCATCCAATATTCAAAGCATTTATAGAGAAATTAAAGGAATTGAAAGGATTAAAATGATAAAATTAATCTTTAATATTATTTTATATTTTCTATTAATTTATTTAATAGAAAAAAATATTAAGTTTGAGACAGGATTATTATTGAAAAGCATATTATTTGCAATTTTAATTCCAATATATAATTTAAAATTTCATATAGATTCTCCCTCTTTAATATATATTATTTTTATTGTTTATGGAATTATAATTAATATATTACCAGAAAAATGGATAAAGACAGATTCATTAAGAATTTATATAAACACAAAAAGATTGATTTTAATACCTATATCAGCTTCTATTACAGAAGAAGTTTTTTTTAGAGGAATATTAAATGAATTATTGGTT comes from the Marinitoga litoralis genome and includes:
- a CDS encoding CPBP family intramembrane glutamic endopeptidase, whose amino-acid sequence is MIKLIFNIILYFLLIYLIEKNIKFETGLLLKSILFAILIPIYNLKFHIDSPSLIYIIFIVYGIIINILPEKWIKTDSLRIYINTKRLILIPISASITEEVFFRGILNELLVDVINNVIYVSLISSFLFALIHIFNFLNGIEEKKYFLITFPFRFAFGIFFSIIYFKYGILSTIFLHFLVDFPALLRIYKRVH